One Eurosta solidaginis isolate ZX-2024a chromosome 1, ASM4086904v1, whole genome shotgun sequence genomic window, CTACGATCAGACGGAATATAGTTTTAATGTCggtcaaaaaattttaaacaaattagaAAGCTACTTTGGTATTAATTATTATAATATGGGCATTGATAAAATGCATATGGCAGCCATTCCCGATTTTGCCGCTGGTGCTATGGAGAATTGGGGTCTTTTGAGCTTCAAGGAGCGAGGTTTGCTTTACGATGTTAGCTCTACAACGCTTAATGCTAAGCAATCCATTGCCGCTTTAATAGCGCACGAACAGACTCATATGTGGTTTGGTGATTTGGTGACTTGTGATTGGTGGAGTTACACTTGGTTGAATGAAGGATTCGCACGATACTTTCAATATTTTGGATCAGCTATGGTATGTTTTTCGCAAGTAATTTGTACGTCGGTGCtttatatttgaaaataaaatttatatgaatcaAACAGGTTGAAACCAAATTGGGCTTGGATCAACAATTTGTGTTCGATCAAGTTCAATCAGTGATGTTAATGGACTCTACAAACTGCACCAATCCCATGAGCGATGAAAATACTAATACAGCTGCTGACATAAACCGTATGTTCAACAGTATTACGTACAGTAAGGGAGCCACTTTTATCCGCATGATAAAATATGCAATGGGTGAAGAAAGTTTCAAAGCTTCGTTACAAGCATATCTCaagaaaaagtatatatataatataagttCGAGCTGAAAGTTTGCGCCATATACTAAACACATTTTCCTCTACTTTCATAGCCAATATAAGAACACCGTACCAGCGAATTTGTTCAAAGTTTGGTTTGAACATTGGCCTGAAGATACTAAACAATTTGCCGAAGCCGTTTTCAATGGATTCACAAAACAAGTTGGCTATCCTCTTATAACAGTAAAACTGTCTGATGATAAAAAGTTTTACAGCATTAAACAGGAACGTTTCTTACTAAGGGATCAGGAAATTTCTGATACTTCCTTACTTTACACTGTTCCCCTATCTTATACGACCAGTAACGCTAAAAACTTCAGGGCCACAGCTCCTAAGTTTTATTTGAATCCCTCAAAATCGGAGGAAAAATTTTCTTTGGATAGCAAAGTCGagtgggtaatttttaatatacaacaATCTGGTTACTACCGCGTCAACTATGATGAAAGTAATTGGCTTGCCATCAAAAAAGCTTTAGCTTCTGATAACTGGGGTGGTATCCACTTACTAAATCGTGCACAAATAGTTGATGATCTTTTCAACTTAGCGCGCGCTAATGTCATAGAATATGACTTAGCCCtcaaaatactcgagtatttagCGACTGAAATCGAATACGTGCCGTGGAGCTCGGCCTTTAGTGGTTATTCATATATCCACATTCGTTTCGGTGGTGATATTCAAAGCTTTGCCGAATACATTCTTGAACTTACTGATAAGGCGTACAAGGAACTTGGTTTCGATGAGCTCACTTCCGATACTGCATCGGATATTTACACCCGAGATAAAATCTTATCATGGTCGTGTCAGTTCGGTAATGTAGATTGcattgaaaaatcaaaaaaacattttGCCAAAATTGACACGACTGCAGTGCCTGTGAATATTCGTTCGGTTGTGTATTGTAATGCTTTGCGTTATGGTAATGAAAGTGATTATGATacattgtttcaaaaatttttaaaaagcaaTTCTGCAACCGAGAAAACCCTTATCATAAGTTCATTAGGGTGTGTGAAGAATATTGATTTAATAGAGAAATACTTTTGGGCAATCATAAGCGATGATATTCGTCGGCAGGATAAGGCATCTGCACTCAGCAGCCTATACACATCTAACAACGAAAATGTGGCACCAGTCTTTAAATTGGTCACCGATAACTTTGAGAAGCTTGCTACTTCGTAAGTATTTCCTTTCGGAAATATATAACGTAGGTACCGTTAAGTGGATTGATATTTTTAAATCTTATTTTGCAGTTTGGGTGACCATTCCAAGGTTGCTTCAGCCATTTCCGACATGGCTTCACGTTTTACTAAGGAGAGTGAACAGCAGAGTTTGACAATGTTCAACCAaaagaacaaattaaaatttggtagTTCCGTGACGACATTGGAGGCATCTGAAAAGACAGTTGAAGAGAATCTAGCTTGGGCTAAGGCTAGGCTAGGTAGCTTCAAAACTTATTTGGATTTACGCAAAATAAACAGGGCTGCAAAAAATTCATTTACCTTACAAGTTGTTATTCTATGTTCTGTTTTTGGGCTTTTCTTATAGTAAAATTTACCCTTAGCATACTTAGTtattgaatatacatacatacaattaaTCTGTAAGACGCAAGTATATGTATTTAACTTTAAAGtaatttaaatatacaaaaaattttctgTGATGATAATGATCTATATTTGGTACTCTAACCGAAAGATAATCACTCAAAGAAATATTACTCTTTTTGGCATAAATCGATTTACAAACACGTACCGAAATTTCTCAATGAAAACCTATCATCAAGCCTATTGGCAAATCCTCCAGGCCTTTAAAATGTTTGGTCCGTCTGATGCTGTAATAAACAAAagaactaaaattttatttcttcaaCCTCTTGACTATCCGAACAGCTAATGTGACTCCCGGAAAGTTTTTGGAAAATTAGGAAAGGTAAAGTGCGATTTTTACACCCCTTCAGTCGCAACATttgatttttttccattcaggaaatACTAACTAGATTAACCGGTATTAAGACCATGAGTttatgttttttatgttttaattataatgtcaatttgatttaattttaagGAGTTCATGAGCTGACAAAAACTACCCCgcaatcatcatcaggcaatttcttaATGTTATTTTTCAGAGGTTTCCATGGGGCTGGAGTCTTGAAGCTTGGAACATACTTCAGAACCTGATGAAAATGCAACATGGTGGAAAAActtttcgctaggtggcgcatggatcgtggtgttttaaaaatgtctcctaatttgGAAACTTTTCGGTcgagtttttaatgttttttttatttattttttatttatttaaagagaAACAACCATAAATAGTTATTACATTATGTAAAGCACTGGCTGCCTGGGCCATCGGCTCTATGTTAAACTAAGCTATTGTACATGAGTTTTACTAAATTAATATTGCTACTTTGTTGGATATGTATACTTCATTTAAATATCTTTAATGTTggctattttgaaaaatttgaaaattgcgCAGATGTTATCCAAAGTGATCGATTTAAGGTAGTTTGATGGTTTAGTATCTCCAAATACAATTCTTCTATGAGAAGCAAGTCCAGGACAGTCGTCGATTTTATGCGCAGTAGTTACGGATGGAGAGTTGCAAAAGGTGCATGGTGGTTCAGCAGTGCCCTTGAGAAGGTGTTTGTGTGTCATAGTAGTATGGCCTATCCTAAGACGTACATAAAGTTTTAGTTTGTAACAGGAGCAATCGGATGGATAGATAGGTTTACTGCCAGTTGGGTTAAAGTGTTTGTAGCGATGTTGGAAATTTGTCCATTCATTTGCAAATATCGTGTGGGTATAGGCGTTCCCCGCTTTAAGAAAGTCTAGGGCCGTTACGTGGTCGAAAAGGTGCAATGGTTGTTTAGCAGCTAGCTTCGCTTTACCAACCGCTATTTCGTTACCTTTAATGCCTGCGTGACCTGGTATCCACATTATTTTTAGGTTGCCAGTATTTTCGTAGATTAactttctaatttttttaatCAGCACGTCGTCGTTGTTCCCGTTTAACAGATCCTTGATCGTTGACTAGGTGCCGGTGCATATGACATATTTAGACCTTGCATTAGAAGCAAATTTTACGGGTTCGTGCAATGCTGCGGCTTCAGCAGTGATTACAGAGCAGTATGTAGGGATAATAACTGTGTCACCAAGTTCGCTAGCAACTGCAAATGTAGTACTGGTGCTATATTTCTACGTCAGTATATAAGAACTCCCATTCAGCTTTATACGGATCGGTTGTTTCATGGAAAAGTTGGAGGTATTCGCTGTTACTAGTTGAGCTTTTGTTGTATGAATGCAGCCTGTTTATGAAAGAATGTATTTGCCAGACGGGGTTGTAGTCAATTGAAAGCGGTGTCGATGGATTAATAATGTCCAGTTCGTTTGCTAATGCTATACAACGTCCGATTGTTGACGCCTTAGATCCTTTAGATCGGAAAATATAAAGACGTCATCTGCGTAGATGAAATGATTGACAGGGGAGAATGATGATATAATGGAGCTTAGTTCATTAAATGCAATTATGAATAAAATCACCGATAACAGCGAGCCTTGTGGGATGCTGCTGAAGAACTGGTGGAGATTGGATTTGTGGTTATTTACGCTAGTAAAAAATGTACGGTTAAGGAGAAAGTGTTTtacaatattaaatatttttttaccgaTTTCTCACCGTTTTAGCTCTCGTAATACAATATACCTGCTTATGCGATCGAAAGCTTTCCCAAAGTCTATGTAAGCACAGAGAGATGATTCTTTGATTTGAGTGTAGTAGAGGCTATATGTTCAAGCAGCAGCAGGGGATCAATGATTTGTGAATAGAAAAGAGATGATATTTAGTTGAGAGAGAAAGTTATTGAGAAGTAGTGAATTTGTTGTAGAGCAGgcatcggcaaattggaaatgAAGATGTAtgtagttcattcgcttattagcaagcaacaagataaaatcgtttgttattatatttttaatgcgcacaatggcaagcaaaaggtttatacaattaaatacattgtatgGAAGGTTAAGTCGAATGTAAGAAGCACAacgcgataacagttttttgaaaaaaaaaatatttttggggttttggggagtgttttggtcgaaaaatttaccttttcgccattttttttttgcaggctcgaaaattatttttttgggtatgcgtagtggaactttttttcctgagcccaaatactatcggaaaatcgatggcgcgatatcggttaactttcgtcatACAAATGGACCCAGgttaatacacatacatacatctatTCGTATACGTAAATCTATAAGCAACAGAAAACATcattagggccgttccattggtttatcgagctctggctctggctcaaatctcattggaacgatctggatcaactttatgagagctggcagcactaataaaaaacatctgttttgttgaaaataagtagaaacgtacacaaaattttaagatactgatagaattattaacatttaaaaagcatttaaaagtcaaactatttattttccttacatcatcttcaagttgtttactctgtcattgtttttgcttttaaatatggcgaaatcttgtatgtatacacaaatgtacacatatttagttcaggctacaatggctcaactatatggttcgctcatctcaccagctgattttatttttttcatttcactggagtagggattgtcagaaggagatggcaaacttaaaatgaaaccaacgattttacaacattttcttactacataaaAATGcagctaagttttatgttttcactccattccattcgtctaacacctacatgctgattttggcaatgtgaacaaaggtgtgttgttgctgtagagatgagccaaccatatagttgagccatgagtgctaccaactcaaaagtggttagctgtcaaaaaatctactacagaaaacgaaacgaacagaactgctatacggatcagaaattgaaccagataaatatgaggatcacaacgttgttgttgcatttgcatgttaaatttctatccgtatctcgctcaagtctcaatggaacgtaactattgagttggaagacgaaaattgtgttgccaaaaagccACGAAGTACAAGGTCAAGCATCTGGATCCATTTTAACAAAATCAGCAATACTTGTGCAAtaagtcattattgcaaaaaaagttatagaactagtggtaatacgtccaatttgtttcaccatctagaacgatcgcatcCAACTGCAAGTGTAGATTCACAAAGCTAGCAAAataagattgatttttatatgaaaaaaacatatGAAAATTCATCATTACGTAAAAAGGCTATTGACAGCGCCCTAGTAGGTTTACtcaccgcagacgttcgaccttttTCCATAGTGAATGACAAAGGGTTTTGTGACTTTGTATATACCCTCCATCCACTTTATAAGCTACCGTCGCGGACAAATCGTTTCGAAGctatgaaaacaaaattaaagctAATTCTGGATAGTACCGAACATTGCTCCATTACGACTGACGGTTGAACCTCGCTGGCTAACGAAAATTATCTCACAGTAACATGTCATTTTATATGCAAAGATTTTGTTTTGCGATCAGCAGTTTTTTCCACGCAATCATTATTAGAAGAAACAAACCACTCAGCCAAAAATATTTCTGCGTCGTTGCTAAAAGTTTTCGAATCCTGGAAAATATGTGAAAAAGAGCAGCGATTGTCACAGATAACACAAGTGTCACACGATCTGGCAACTACTCATACGTCACAATACAACGCTGCATTCAACACGAGAGTTAGAGTTTGAAATCGCATCCTGACAAAGTCGTACGTGTCGTGAATACGAAAAATAAAAGATTCTGTAAAATTAATTGAATAAAGCTACCGTGTTATTAAAACTAAATCGTTTATCGTTCATTTATTTATAATGGTTTAGTTTCCGTCGTTAATTAGCAAACCGTAAGTAAGTGACAATTTCAGAAGGGGTTGGTGAATTTAAGCTTGAGACTCCGCTGAAAAGTGCCGTTATAAGTGGTAGCAGCCGCTATAGTTGCCACAAACACATACGTAAAACGTTCTTGTTGTATAACCGAACATAAAATGCTAAACGAGAATATATCTAAATTCCAATAAGAAGTCCAAACATTCTAGAAAAAACCAAACGTGTATATAATCGGACTCAGCGTGTGTAGTGTGTGTAATCGTCGTGCGCATATAACGCCGTATAGTACATACACATAacgaaataaatacatatgtatttgaatTCCGAACATTTGAAACGCAAATCCAAAGTATATGTGTGAAACGAAAATCGAAGATAAAATATATTTGTCAATTGTACGAGAGAAGTGatcaaaacaaaaacgaaaatgcCTTTAACAAATATGAAAGTGTGCGAATTGAAAAAGAAGTGCCGTGAGGCAGGATTACCATCTACCGGTATTAAGAAACAATTAATTGAACGTTTAACAGAAAATAGTTTCTCGGATAGCGATAATGGCACTGTAGTGTTAAAACGTATCGCATCGCTTGAAAAAACAATTATAGAATTTGTGTCGGAAAATAGAAACACGCGACTCGCGCAAAATTTTAAGCCGCCAATGTCATCGCCACCAATAAGTGCGGTGAAAACAACATCGCAAACTAATCATACATCGACTTGTACATATACGTGCGCACATACGCAAATACCAACGATCATGTTCAATAGTCAACGTTCTTTGTGGACTACCGCGCAAAATCAAACTAGTTTCGGTGATTTAGATTTTTCGCGATCGAGACATGTAACATTTGGGTCGCAATCAACCATGAATCCGCATTCGCAACCGTCAACGTATGTACCCAGTACAACCGCGGGATATACAAGTCTACGATATCCATATGCACCGTATATGCCAGGACATAATGTTTTTCCATCGATGCCGAATTATTATAATCCATTTGATAATGTACGCGATATAGTATAACTTTTACCGTATTTTGACCCTTCGTCAGATAAATCGCTGAATGAGAAGCAATTTATAAACGCGTCGAAAATCTTAAAAACGTATATAATTGGAAAGAAAACACAATTTTGTTTGCCGTTCAACAAAAGATGCGATGATCTGCCAAGTATTGGGTCGAATCTCtgcaagaatttttttttcgtggCCCCAATTTGTGAATCAATTTCTATTCGATTTTCCGTGTCTTGTAAACGAAGCCGATGTGCATATTAAGATGGCACAGACAAAACGTAGTTATAACGAATCCGCTCAAGAATATTATTATCgtatcaaagagtatatatttgttaagaggcgtcactcgatactttgttgttgccaaagcaaccctgtcatgtcgaatgtgattctcaaggaagttttgtttagttttttttaattgaatcctatatagttatgcggtaaagtgactttgcataattacgatttttggaaagagaattaattaattaatttaatacaatcaataaaataaacacaaataccccacgaaaatatatagaaggcgtttttataaatacatctgataaaaaaaaccaacgactaccttgagaaaacatcgagtaatttgctttggcaacaacaaaagtatcgagtgacgcctcttgacaaatatatactctttgatcGTATGCTAGCGCTAGGAGCCAAAGGTGGCTTATCCGAGGCAAGCATATGTCGTCACATAATAAATGGAATAAACGATTCCGATCTtcgcaagaaaattatttatatacGCTCTCAACATTTACTCCGTGACATTACGAACTATAATGTTTATCCTAATGTTCCGCCTAAAATCGGGAATAAGGTGCCGCAAGACAAACCACAGAGCCGAAAATTGCCGTCAAATGCAACCGATGTGCAATCAAAGCCGGTATCACTCGAAAAAGTAAAGTGctacaattttttgaaattggggCATTACTCAATTAATTGTAAAGAGCCCCAACGTAAACCTCGGTGCGAAAAATGTAAACGTACCACACACAAAACCGCCGAATGCTCAATGAAAATAAGCAATCCCGTGAATAAAGTAGAAAACTTTATGCacgataataaaataaataaagtgatCAAGGTTAATGAAATTGAAACCGTTGCTTTTGTTGACCCTGGAAGTAGTCATACGTTGATCCGAAAAACCTTCGCGAGTGAACTTGGAAAACCGGTGTAGCACCAAACGATTTTACAGAGCTTTGCTGGTGGACAATACGTGAGTGCCGAAAAATTAAACGCTGTTATTGAAATTGATGATAACAAAATTCCGACAGATATACTTCTAACTGACGATGAATTGTTATGTGAACCGATACTCCTGGGTAGAGATGTTCTTTGCTCAAGAGGCAAACGTTTAGTTATAGAAAAGAATCAGTGTCGCAGCGAACAAATTCGAAACATTAAAATCACTAATAATTTAAATGTGagggatcgaaaaaaatttgaagagCTATTAAACAAATATTCCCGCGTGTTTGCAAATAATCTTGCCGAAATCGGAAAATGTGGTATTTCCAAAATGACAATTGAGCTGAATACCGATACGCCGGTATATCTTAAACCTTACCGTGTTCCTTTCGCTAAGCGCGAAATTGTGTCGCAAATCGTAAATGAACTATTACAAAACGAAATTATACGCCCTAGTGAATCTGCGTATGCATCTCCTGTAGTTCTCGTGGAGAAGAGTAATGGCGAACATCGATTATGTGTAGACTACCGTTGTCTTAATAAGGTGACAATAAAAAGACCGTATCTCATGCCGATCATGGAAGAACAATACGCCCAACTATCCGGAAATAAATTTTATACAACACTCGATTTGCGTAGTGGTTATCATCAAATCGAACTTGATGAAAAATCTAAACAGTTTACTGCTTTTGTAACCACCGACGGTCATTATGAGTATAACCGAATGCCGTTCGGATTGGTTAACGCTCCCGCACTTTTTCAGTCCACGATGGACAAAATCATTTCTCAAATGCCGCCAAATGAAGCACTAGCTTACTTGGATGACGTTATCACTCCTAGTAAGACGATCGAAGAAGGACTCGAACGACTCGAGAGattccttaaaattttaaaacaaaacggGCTAACTCTTCGCATGGACAAATGCAGGTTTCTTGAGACAGAAATCGAGTATTTGGGTCATGTAATTAATGAAAACAGTATAACGCCGGGAAAACGGAAATTATCCGCGATTAATGAATTTACTCCGCCGAAAAACGTAACCGAAGTTGCAAGATTTTTAAGACCTACCGGATTCTTCCGAAAATTCGTACCGAATTATTCGCTCATCGCAAAACCGATAACAAGACTCTTAcataaaagataaataaataatttcgTATGGGGCGGCACGCAACAACAAGCTTTcgaaactttaaaaaaaaaagcttgtTAATGAACTCATACTTGTATTATACGATTTAAACGCACAATAGGAAATACATACCGACGCATCTAGTGTTGGTCTCGCAGGTATATTATTGCAATCAAATGATGGTAAAAACTGGAAACCCGTCGCTTATTAAAGCCGTCATTGTACCGACGCCGAAAGCCGCTACCATAGCTACGAGCTAGAAGCGCTTGCCGTAGTAgaaaccatagtgtacaagtacaagtgtgttgacttatctgtcaagcattctgacaggcactcgctggattcggaatgacagcgaattcaaaatggataccattaccgaatgcgccgaatgattgaaaaattgaaaaagtcgatacgattggtagtcaaaaatgttgtcgttgagcccaaaaatgcgactctagacctgagatttccatcaggtgagcgaggctgtttgtagttttgacgtttatcgcttagtgaacacacttgtataggtacactatggtagAAACTCTAAATCGATTTAGAATGTATGTTCTCGGAAAAAATTTCCGTTTAATCACCGACTGTTCCGCGCTCGCGAAAATGGTGCTGGTGGCTTAGGCTACTAGAGTTTAATTTCGAATGTATCCATCGTCATGGTAGCTTACTATCTCACGTAGACACTCTTAGTCGAAAATCCAACCGATATAGAACCTGCCGGATTTGTAGTAAACGTAACCGCAAATCAGCAAGATTGGCTATTAACTATGCAATTACAAGTCAAATCGTTATGTGAAAATATCCGTATTCTCAAAGTGACTTAAAATCTCCGCACTTAAACCAACTAAAAACCCAATTCGAACTTAAAAATCTCAGATTATTCCGTAAATATCTAGTGAATCAGTGTTTGCTGTACCAAAATCCGTACGCTGGCATGTCGTAAAATCGTGTCATGGTGACTACGGTAATCCCGCTCTCGAAAAGACAATTGAACGTATACAAAAATCATATTGGTTCCCAAATCTCAGACGTTATGTGAAAAGTTATATATCAGCTTGTGTACAATGTTGTTACCAAAAACACCACGCTGGTAAAACTGAAGGTCGTATGCATTTTGGCACAGTAGAACCTATACCTTTCAAATTAATACATATTGACCATATGGGTCCGTTCGTGCGCAGTAAACGTGGTAATACTTAAGTCTTAGCAATCTCTAACGCTTTTTCGAAGTTTCTAATTGTAAAGACCGTACGAAATACTAAAACCGCTTCCGTATTAAACGCAATAAATGAAATGTCGAGTTATTTCGGTTTGCCCAGCCAAATCGTTAGCGATCGAGGAACCGCATTTACCGCGAAAGCATTCGAAACTA contains:
- the LOC137242148 gene encoding membrane alanyl aminopeptidase-like isoform X3, whose protein sequence is MCRLYLAATLVVFLGFRPGRAVGPDGNDYRLPLETRPWNYNIKLTPYLLETDGSKRFTFDGEVTIKINSTVNTKTLTLLSKNLNYTTSEYWAAVNTKKVDLGSGTVNSVTSKIQYNLTTELVAGKTYFLHFVYNGSMNDDMIGFYRSYYVDSNNVTRWIGATQFEANEASRAFPSFDEPKFKATFDLTIRRPRHYNTFSNTRISKTINYGDYQDDVYVTTPRMSTYLLAFIVSEFTQRNNGKFGVISRPEYYDQTEYSFNVGQKILNKLESYFGINYYNMGIDKMHMAAIPDFAAGAMENWGLLSFKERGLLYDVSSTTLNAKQSIAALIAHEQTHMWFGDLVTCDWWSYTWLNEGFARYFQYFGSAMVETKLGLDQQFVFDQVQSVMLMDSTNCTNPMSDENTNTAADINRMFNSITYSKGATFIRMIKYAMGEESFKASLQAYLKKNQYKNTVPANLFKVWFEHWPEDTKQFAEAVFNGFTKQVGYPLITVKLSDDKKFYSIKQERFLLRDQEISDTSLLYTVPLSYTTSNAKNFRATAPKFYLNPSKSEEKFSLDSKVEWVIFNIQQSGYYRVNYDESNWLAIKKALASDNWGGIHLLNRAQIVDDLFNLARANVIEYDLALKILEYLATEIEYVPWSSAFSGYSYIHIRFGGDIQSFAEYILELTDKAYKELGFDELTSDTASDIYTRDKILSWSCQFGNVDCIEKSKKHFAKIDTTAVPVNIRSVVYCNALRYGNESDYDTLFQKFLKSNSATEKTLIISSLGCVKNIDLIEKYFWAIISDDIRRQDKASALSSLYTSNNENVAPVFKLVTDNFEKLATSLGDHSKVASAISDMASRFTKESEQQSLTMFNQKNKLKFGSSVTTLEASEKTVEENLAWAKARLGSFKTYLDLRKINRAAKNSFTLQVVILCSVFGLFL
- the LOC137242148 gene encoding membrane alanyl aminopeptidase-like isoform X1, coding for MIVNSLNQLKRQAVMFFFCLCFLVKNKYYYLNSLPAKYTNYCETVKLMCRLYLAATLVVFLGFRPGRAVGPDGNDYRLPLETRPWNYNIKLTPYLLETDGSKRFTFDGEVTIKINSTVNTKTLTLLSKNLNYTTSEYWAAVNTKKVDLGSGTVNSVTSKIQYNLTTELVAGKTYFLHFVYNGSMNDDMIGFYRSYYVDSNNVTRWIGATQFEANEASRAFPSFDEPKFKATFDLTIRRPRHYNTFSNTRISKTINYGDYQDDVYVTTPRMSTYLLAFIVSEFTQRNNGKFGVISRPEYYDQTEYSFNVGQKILNKLESYFGINYYNMGIDKMHMAAIPDFAAGAMENWGLLSFKERGLLYDVSSTTLNAKQSIAALIAHEQTHMWFGDLVTCDWWSYTWLNEGFARYFQYFGSAMVETKLGLDQQFVFDQVQSVMLMDSTNCTNPMSDENTNTAADINRMFNSITYSKGATFIRMIKYAMGEESFKASLQAYLKKNQYKNTVPANLFKVWFEHWPEDTKQFAEAVFNGFTKQVGYPLITVKLSDDKKFYSIKQERFLLRDQEISDTSLLYTVPLSYTTSNAKNFRATAPKFYLNPSKSEEKFSLDSKVEWVIFNIQQSGYYRVNYDESNWLAIKKALASDNWGGIHLLNRAQIVDDLFNLARANVIEYDLALKILEYLATEIEYVPWSSAFSGYSYIHIRFGGDIQSFAEYILELTDKAYKELGFDELTSDTASDIYTRDKILSWSCQFGNVDCIEKSKKHFAKIDTTAVPVNIRSVVYCNALRYGNESDYDTLFQKFLKSNSATEKTLIISSLGCVKNIDLIEKYFWAIISDDIRRQDKASALSSLYTSNNENVAPVFKLVTDNFEKLATSLGDHSKVASAISDMASRFTKESEQQSLTMFNQKNKLKFGSSVTTLEASEKTVEENLAWAKARLGSFKTYLDLRKINRAAKNSFTLQVVILCSVFGLFL
- the LOC137242148 gene encoding membrane alanyl aminopeptidase-like isoform X2; amino-acid sequence: MMCRLYLAATLVVFLGFRPGRAVGPDGNDYRLPLETRPWNYNIKLTPYLLETDGSKRFTFDGEVTIKINSTVNTKTLTLLSKNLNYTTSEYWAAVNTKKVDLGSGTVNSVTSKIQYNLTTELVAGKTYFLHFVYNGSMNDDMIGFYRSYYVDSNNVTRWIGATQFEANEASRAFPSFDEPKFKATFDLTIRRPRHYNTFSNTRISKTINYGDYQDDVYVTTPRMSTYLLAFIVSEFTQRNNGKFGVISRPEYYDQTEYSFNVGQKILNKLESYFGINYYNMGIDKMHMAAIPDFAAGAMENWGLLSFKERGLLYDVSSTTLNAKQSIAALIAHEQTHMWFGDLVTCDWWSYTWLNEGFARYFQYFGSAMVETKLGLDQQFVFDQVQSVMLMDSTNCTNPMSDENTNTAADINRMFNSITYSKGATFIRMIKYAMGEESFKASLQAYLKKNQYKNTVPANLFKVWFEHWPEDTKQFAEAVFNGFTKQVGYPLITVKLSDDKKFYSIKQERFLLRDQEISDTSLLYTVPLSYTTSNAKNFRATAPKFYLNPSKSEEKFSLDSKVEWVIFNIQQSGYYRVNYDESNWLAIKKALASDNWGGIHLLNRAQIVDDLFNLARANVIEYDLALKILEYLATEIEYVPWSSAFSGYSYIHIRFGGDIQSFAEYILELTDKAYKELGFDELTSDTASDIYTRDKILSWSCQFGNVDCIEKSKKHFAKIDTTAVPVNIRSVVYCNALRYGNESDYDTLFQKFLKSNSATEKTLIISSLGCVKNIDLIEKYFWAIISDDIRRQDKASALSSLYTSNNENVAPVFKLVTDNFEKLATSLGDHSKVASAISDMASRFTKESEQQSLTMFNQKNKLKFGSSVTTLEASEKTVEENLAWAKARLGSFKTYLDLRKINRAAKNSFTLQVVILCSVFGLFL